A region of Arabidopsis thaliana chromosome 5, partial sequence DNA encodes the following proteins:
- the SEC10 gene encoding exocyst complex component sec10 (exocyst complex component sec10 (SEC10); FUNCTIONS IN: molecular_function unknown; INVOLVED IN: exocytosis, vesicle docking; LOCATED IN: plasma membrane, membrane, exocyst; EXPRESSED IN: 24 plant structures; EXPRESSED DURING: 13 growth stages; CONTAINS InterPro DOMAIN/s: Exocyst complex component Sec10 (InterPro:IPR009976); Has 527 Blast hits to 483 proteins in 172 species: Archae - 0; Bacteria - 6; Metazoa - 178; Fungi - 247; Plants - 59; Viruses - 0; Other Eukaryotes - 37 (source: NCBI BLink).) yields the protein MTEGIRARGPRSSSVNSVPLILDIEDFKGDFSFDALFGNLVNDLLPSFLDEEADSGDGHGNIAGVDGLTNGHLRGQSAPLSSAPFFPEVDGLLSLFKDACKELVDLRKQVDGRLNTLKKEVSTQDSKHRKTLTEIEKGVDGLFESFARLDGRISSVGQTAAKIGDHLQSADAQRETASQTIDLIKYLMEFNGSPGDLMELSALFSDDSRVAEAASIAQKLRSFAEEDIGRQGASAAAGNATPGRGLEVAVANLQDYCNELENRLLSRFDAASQRRDLSTMSECAKILSQFNRGTSAMQHYVATRPMFIDVEVMNSDIRLVLGDHGSQPSPSNVARGLSALFKEITDTVRKEAATITAVFPTPNEVMAILVQRVLEQRVTGILDKILAKPSLMSPPPVQEGGLLLYLRMLAVAYERTQELAKDLRAVGCGDLDVEDLTESLFSSHKDEYPEHERASLKQLYQAKMEELRAESQQVSESSGTIGRSKGASISSSLQQISVTVVTDFVRWNEEAITRCTLFSSQPATLAANVKAIFTCLLDQVSVYITEGLERARDSLSEAAALRERFVLGRRVAAAAASAAEAAAAAGESSFKSFMVAVQRCGSSVAIVQQYFANSISRLLLPVDGAHAASCEEMSTALSKAEAAAYKGLQQCIETVMAEVDRLLSSEQKSTDYRSTDDGIASDHRPTNACIRVVAYLSRVLESAFTALEGLNKQAFLTELGNRLEKLLLTHWQKFTFNPSGGLRLKRDLNEYVGFVKSFGAPSVDEKFELLGIIANVFIVAPDSLPTLFEGSPSIRKDAQRFIQLREDYKSAKLATKLSSLWPSLS from the exons ATGACAGAAGGAATCAGAGCAAGAGGACCCAGATCATCCTCTGTTAACTCTGTTCCTCTGATTCTTGACATTGAAGACTTTAAG GGtgatttttcatttgatgCATTATTTGGGAACCTGGTAAACGACCTCTTGCCGTCTTTCCTAGACGAAGAAGCAGATTCTGGGGATGGCCATGGCAACATTGCTGGAGTTGATGGTTTGACAAATGGGCATTTACGTGGACAGTCTGCTCCTTTGTCCTCTGCTCCTTTTTTTCCTGAAGTAGATGGTCTTTTGTCTCTGTTCAAAGATGCTTGCAAGGAGTTAGTTGATCTTCGGAAGCAG gTTGATGGAAGGCTCAATACACTAAAGAAGGAAGTTTCAACCCAAGATTCTAAACACCGGAAGACACTGACTGAG ATAGAGAAGGGTGTGGACGGTCTGTTTGAGAGCTTTGCAAGGTTGGACGGTCGTATTTCAAGTGTTGGACAGACCGCTGCAAAAATAGGAGATCATTTGCAG AGTGCAGATGCTCAGCGGGAAACTGCTAGCCAGACGATAGATCTTATAAAG TACCTAATGGAGTTCAACGGCAGCCCAGGGGATCTTATGGAGCTTTCCGCTTTGTTTTCTGATGATAGCCGCGTAGCTGAGGCTGCTTCTATCGCTCAGAAATTAC GATCCTTTGCTGAGGAAGACATTGGAAGGCAAGGTGCGAGTGCAGCTGCAGGAAATGCTACCCCTGGCCGAGGACTGGAAGTTGCAGTTGCTAATCTTCAGGATTACTGTAATG AATTGGAGAACAGGCTTTTATCTCGTTTTGATGCTGCATCACAGCGGAGAGATTTATCAACCATGTCAGAATGCGCTAAGATTTTGTCACAG TTTAACAGGGGTACAAGTGCTATGCAACATTATGTGGCTACACGTCCAATGTTTATTGATGTGGAAGTCATGAATTCAGACATTAGGTTGGTTCTTGGTGACCATGGTTCTCAGCCTAGTCCTAGCAATGTTGCCCGTGGACTTTCTGCTTTATTCAAGGAAATTACAG ACACCGTACGCAAAGAAGCAGCGACCATTACAGCTGTTTTCCCGACTCCAAATGAAGTTATGGCGATCTTAGTTCAG AGAGTTCTGGAGCAGCGTGTCACAGGTATTCTAGACAAAATTTTGGCGAAGCCCTCTCTTATGAGTCCACCACCTGTGCAAGAAGGCGGACTGTTACTA TACCTTAGAATGTTAGCAGTTGCATATGAGAGAACACAAGAACTTGCTAAAGACCTCCGAGCTGTTGGATGTGGTGACCTGGATGTTGAAG ATTTGACAGAGTCCTTGTTTTCCTCGCACAAGGATGAATACCCTGAGCATGAGCGGGCCTCCTTAAAACAACTATATCAAGCAAAG ATGGAAGAATTGCGTGCTGAGAGTCAGCAAGTCTCAGAGTCATCTGGGACAATAGGACGCTCTAAGGGTGCTTCAATATCATCATCTCTGCAGCAGATATCAGTCACCGTTGTCACAGATTTTGTTCGATGGAATGAAGAAGCAATAACCAGATGCACATTGTTTTCATCTCAG CCAGCCACACTTGCAGCCAATGTTAAAGCTATATTTACTTGCCTGCTAGACCAG GTGAGCGTATACATAACTGAGGGACTTGAACGGGCAAGGGATAGCCTGTCTGAAGCTGCAGCATTGAGGGAGAGATTTGTTTTGGGCAGAAGAGTAGCTGCTGCAGCTGCTTCTGCT GCagaagctgctgctgctgctggtgAAAGTAGCTTTAAATCCTTCATGGTTGCTGTGCAACGTTGCGGTAGCAGTGTTGCTATAGTTCAGCAG TATTTTGCAAATTCTATATCTCGGCTTCTCCTACCAGTGGATGGTGCACATGCTGCTTCATGTGAAGAAATGTCAACTGCTCTGTCCAAAGCAGAGGCAGCTGCTTATAAAGGACTTCAGCAGTGCATTGAAACTGTGATGGCTGAG GTTGATAGGCTACTTTCATCTGAGCAGAAGTCTACTGATTATAGATCAACTGATGATGGAATTGCTTCTGACCACCGTCCAACAAATGCCTGCATAAG gGTCGTGGCTTATCTTTCCCGGGTACTTGAGTCTGCTTTCACTGCCTTGGAAGGTCTTAATAAGCAAGCCTTCCTGACTGAACTG GGAAATAGGTTAGAAAAACTGCTACTAACACACTGGCAGAAGTTCACTTTCAATCCCAG TGGAGGACTGCGGCTGAAGCGTGACTTAAACGAGTATGTAGGATTTGTTAAAAGCTTCGGTGCTCCATCTGTGGATGAGAAATTTGAGCTTCTGGGAAT AATAGCGAATGTTTTCATAGTTGCTCCAGATAGTCTGCCAACATTGTTCGAGGGAAGTCCAAGCATTCGCAAAGACGCACAAAG GTTTATTCAACTGAGGGAGGACTATAAGAGTGCGAAGCTGGCAACAAAACTCAGCTCCTTGTGGCCAAGCTTGAGCTGA
- the SEC10 gene encoding exocyst complex component sec10 (exocyst complex component sec10 (SEC10); FUNCTIONS IN: molecular_function unknown; INVOLVED IN: exocytosis, vesicle docking; LOCATED IN: plasma membrane, membrane, exocyst; EXPRESSED IN: 24 plant structures; EXPRESSED DURING: 13 growth stages; CONTAINS InterPro DOMAIN/s: Exocyst complex component Sec10 (InterPro:IPR009976); Has 533 Blast hits to 489 proteins in 174 species: Archae - 0; Bacteria - 6; Metazoa - 178; Fungi - 253; Plants - 59; Viruses - 0; Other Eukaryotes - 37 (source: NCBI BLink).): protein MTEGIRARGPRSSSVNSVPLILDIEDFKGDFSFDALFGNLVNDLLPSFLDEEADSGDGHGNIAGVDGLTNGHLRGQSAPLSSAPFFPEVDGLLSLFKDACKELVDLRKQVDGRLNTLKKEVSTQDSKHRKTLTEIEKGVDGLFESFARLDGRISSVGQTAAKIGDHLQSADAQRETASQTIDLIKYLMEFNGSPGDLMELSALFSDDSRVAEAASIAQKLRSFAEEDIGRQGASAAAGNATPGRGLEVAVANLQDYCNELENRLLSRFDAASQRRDLSTMSECAKILSQFNRGTSAMQHYVATRPMFIDVEVMNSDIRLVLGDHGSQPSPSNVARGLSALFKEITDTVRKEAATITAVFPTPNEVMAILVQRVLEQRVTGILDKILAKPSLMSPPPVQEGGLLLYLRMLAVAYERTQELAKDLRAVGCGDLDVEDLTESLFSSHKDEYPEHERASLKQLYQAKMEELRAESQQVSESSGTIGRSKGASISSSLQQISVTVVTDFVRWNEEAITRCTLFSSQPATLAANVKAIFTCLLDQVSVYITEGLERARDSLSEAAALRERFVLGRRVAAAAASAAEAAAAAGESSFKSFMVAVQRCGSSVAIVQQYFANSISRLLLPVDGAHAASCEEMSTALSKAEAAAYKGLQQCIETVMAEVDRLLSSEQKSTDYRSTDDGIASDHRPTNACIRVVAYLSRVLESAFTALEGLNKQAFLTELGNRLEKLLLTHWQKFTFNPSGGLRLKRDLNEYVGFVKSFGAPSVDEKFELLGIIANVFIVAPDSLPTLFEGSPSIRKDAQREDYKSAKLATKLSSLWPSLS from the exons ATGACAGAAGGAATCAGAGCAAGAGGACCCAGATCATCCTCTGTTAACTCTGTTCCTCTGATTCTTGACATTGAAGACTTTAAG GGtgatttttcatttgatgCATTATTTGGGAACCTGGTAAACGACCTCTTGCCGTCTTTCCTAGACGAAGAAGCAGATTCTGGGGATGGCCATGGCAACATTGCTGGAGTTGATGGTTTGACAAATGGGCATTTACGTGGACAGTCTGCTCCTTTGTCCTCTGCTCCTTTTTTTCCTGAAGTAGATGGTCTTTTGTCTCTGTTCAAAGATGCTTGCAAGGAGTTAGTTGATCTTCGGAAGCAG gTTGATGGAAGGCTCAATACACTAAAGAAGGAAGTTTCAACCCAAGATTCTAAACACCGGAAGACACTGACTGAG ATAGAGAAGGGTGTGGACGGTCTGTTTGAGAGCTTTGCAAGGTTGGACGGTCGTATTTCAAGTGTTGGACAGACCGCTGCAAAAATAGGAGATCATTTGCAG AGTGCAGATGCTCAGCGGGAAACTGCTAGCCAGACGATAGATCTTATAAAG TACCTAATGGAGTTCAACGGCAGCCCAGGGGATCTTATGGAGCTTTCCGCTTTGTTTTCTGATGATAGCCGCGTAGCTGAGGCTGCTTCTATCGCTCAGAAATTAC GATCCTTTGCTGAGGAAGACATTGGAAGGCAAGGTGCGAGTGCAGCTGCAGGAAATGCTACCCCTGGCCGAGGACTGGAAGTTGCAGTTGCTAATCTTCAGGATTACTGTAATG AATTGGAGAACAGGCTTTTATCTCGTTTTGATGCTGCATCACAGCGGAGAGATTTATCAACCATGTCAGAATGCGCTAAGATTTTGTCACAG TTTAACAGGGGTACAAGTGCTATGCAACATTATGTGGCTACACGTCCAATGTTTATTGATGTGGAAGTCATGAATTCAGACATTAGGTTGGTTCTTGGTGACCATGGTTCTCAGCCTAGTCCTAGCAATGTTGCCCGTGGACTTTCTGCTTTATTCAAGGAAATTACAG ACACCGTACGCAAAGAAGCAGCGACCATTACAGCTGTTTTCCCGACTCCAAATGAAGTTATGGCGATCTTAGTTCAG AGAGTTCTGGAGCAGCGTGTCACAGGTATTCTAGACAAAATTTTGGCGAAGCCCTCTCTTATGAGTCCACCACCTGTGCAAGAAGGCGGACTGTTACTA TACCTTAGAATGTTAGCAGTTGCATATGAGAGAACACAAGAACTTGCTAAAGACCTCCGAGCTGTTGGATGTGGTGACCTGGATGTTGAAG ATTTGACAGAGTCCTTGTTTTCCTCGCACAAGGATGAATACCCTGAGCATGAGCGGGCCTCCTTAAAACAACTATATCAAGCAAAG ATGGAAGAATTGCGTGCTGAGAGTCAGCAAGTCTCAGAGTCATCTGGGACAATAGGACGCTCTAAGGGTGCTTCAATATCATCATCTCTGCAGCAGATATCAGTCACCGTTGTCACAGATTTTGTTCGATGGAATGAAGAAGCAATAACCAGATGCACATTGTTTTCATCTCAG CCAGCCACACTTGCAGCCAATGTTAAAGCTATATTTACTTGCCTGCTAGACCAG GTGAGCGTATACATAACTGAGGGACTTGAACGGGCAAGGGATAGCCTGTCTGAAGCTGCAGCATTGAGGGAGAGATTTGTTTTGGGCAGAAGAGTAGCTGCTGCAGCTGCTTCTGCT GCagaagctgctgctgctgctggtgAAAGTAGCTTTAAATCCTTCATGGTTGCTGTGCAACGTTGCGGTAGCAGTGTTGCTATAGTTCAGCAG TATTTTGCAAATTCTATATCTCGGCTTCTCCTACCAGTGGATGGTGCACATGCTGCTTCATGTGAAGAAATGTCAACTGCTCTGTCCAAAGCAGAGGCAGCTGCTTATAAAGGACTTCAGCAGTGCATTGAAACTGTGATGGCTGAG GTTGATAGGCTACTTTCATCTGAGCAGAAGTCTACTGATTATAGATCAACTGATGATGGAATTGCTTCTGACCACCGTCCAACAAATGCCTGCATAAG gGTCGTGGCTTATCTTTCCCGGGTACTTGAGTCTGCTTTCACTGCCTTGGAAGGTCTTAATAAGCAAGCCTTCCTGACTGAACTG GGAAATAGGTTAGAAAAACTGCTACTAACACACTGGCAGAAGTTCACTTTCAATCCCAG TGGAGGACTGCGGCTGAAGCGTGACTTAAACGAGTATGTAGGATTTGTTAAAAGCTTCGGTGCTCCATCTGTGGATGAGAAATTTGAGCTTCTGGGAAT AATAGCGAATGTTTTCATAGTTGCTCCAGATAGTCTGCCAACATTGTTCGAGGGAAGTCCAAGCATTCGCAAAGACGCACAAAG GGAGGACTATAAGAGTGCGAAGCTGGCAACAAAACTCAGCTCCTTGTGGCCAAGCTTGAGCTGA
- the ANNAT8 gene encoding annexin 8 (annexin 8 (ANNAT8); FUNCTIONS IN: calcium-dependent phospholipid binding, calcium ion binding; INVOLVED IN: response to water deprivation, response to salt stress, response to cold, response to heat; EXPRESSED IN: embryo, pedicel, synergid; EXPRESSED DURING: 4 anthesis, C globular stage; CONTAINS InterPro DOMAIN/s: Annexin like protein (InterPro:IPR015472), Annexin repeat (InterPro:IPR018502), Annexin repeat, conserved site (InterPro:IPR018252), Annexin (InterPro:IPR001464), Annexin, type plant (InterPro:IPR009118); BEST Arabidopsis thaliana protein match is: annexin 7 (TAIR:AT5G10230.1); Has 30201 Blast hits to 17322 proteins in 780 species: Archae - 12; Bacteria - 1396; Metazoa - 17338; Fungi - 3422; Plants - 5037; Viruses - 0; Other Eukaryotes - 2996 (source: NCBI BLink).), with protein MATIVSPPHFSPVEDAENIKAACQGWGTNENAIISILGHRNLFQRKLIRQAYQEIYHEDLIHQLKSELSGNFERAICLWVLDPPERDALLANLALQKPIPDYKVLVEIACMRSPEDMLAARRAYRCLYKHSLEEDLASRTIGDIRRLLVAMVSAYKYDGEEIDEMLAQSEAAILHDEILGKAVDHEETIRVLSTRSSMQLSAIFNRYKDIYGTSITKDLLNHPTNEYLSALRAAIRCIKNPTRYYAKVLRNSINTVGTDEDALNRVIVTRAEKDLTNITGLYFKRNNVSLDQAIAKETSGDYKAFLLALLGHGKQL; from the exons atggccACCATTGTTTCTCCTCCACATTTCTCCCCTGTCGAAGACGCTGAAAACATCAAGGCGGCTTGTCAAG GATGGGGAACCAATGAAAATGCCATCATCTCGATCTTAGGACACCGGAATTTGTTCCAGAGGAAGCTCATAAGACAAGCTTACCAGGAGATTTACCATGAGGATCTCATTCACCAGCTCAAATCTGAGCTCTCTGGCAATTTTgag AGAGCTATTTGCTTGTGGGTCTTGGATCCTCCAGAGAGAGATGCTCTCTTGGCTAACTTGGCTCTTCAAAAGCCTATTCCTGACTACAAGGTTCTTGTCGAAATTGCCTGCATGAGATCCCCTGAAGATATGTTAGCTGCTAGACGTGCTTACCGTTGCCTCTACAAGCATTCTCTTGAGGAAGACTTGGCCTCCCGTACTATTGGCGACATCAGGAGA CTCTTGGTTGCAATGGTGTCTGCTTATAAATatgatggagaagaaattgATGAGATGCTGGCGCAATCAGAGGCTGCGATTCTTCATGATGAAATCCTTGGTAAGGCTGTTGATCACGAAGAAACGATCAGGGTGTTAAGTACAAGGAGCAGCATGCAGCTTAGCGCAATCTTCAACCGCTACAAGGATATATATGGCACATCGATCACTAAg GATCTCCTCAATCACCCTACAAATGAGTACCTGAGTGCACTACGTGCAGCCATCAGGTGCATCAAAAACCCTACCCGGTATTATGCAAAG GTTTTGCGCAATTCAATCAACACGGTGGGGACTGATGAAGATGCTCTGAACCGTGTGATTGTCACACGAGCAGAAAAGGACCTGACGAATATAACTGGGCTGTACTTTAAGAGGAACAATGTGAGTCTCGATCAAGCTATAGCAAAAGAGACATCAGGGGACTACAAGGCCTTTCTTCTAGCTTTGCTAGGACATGGAAAACAACTTTAG
- the FIS1B gene encoding Tetratricopeptide repeat (TPR)-like superfamily protein (FISSION 1B (FIS1B); FUNCTIONS IN: binding; INVOLVED IN: peroxisome fission; LOCATED IN: mitochondrion, peroxisome; EXPRESSED IN: 23 plant structures; EXPRESSED DURING: 15 growth stages; CONTAINS InterPro DOMAIN/s: Tetratricopeptide repeat 11 Fission 1 protein (InterPro:IPR016543), Tetratricopeptide-like helical (InterPro:IPR011990), Tetratricopeptide repeat-containing (InterPro:IPR013026), Tetratricopeptide repeat (InterPro:IPR019734); BEST Arabidopsis thaliana protein match is: Tetratricopeptide repeat (TPR)-like superfamily protein (TAIR:AT3G57090.1); Has 30201 Blast hits to 17322 proteins in 780 species: Archae - 12; Bacteria - 1396; Metazoa - 17338; Fungi - 3422; Plants - 5037; Viruses - 0; Other Eukaryotes - 2996 (source: NCBI BLink).), which yields MDAAIGKVFDSVSDFFSGAASASADEFPLCDSDIISGCEKELAEAQDEGRKKECIMRLSWALVHSKMPSDIQRGIAMLEALVVNDTSAMKLREKLYLLALGYYRSGDFSRSRDCIERCLEVEPESGQAQALKKAIEDRIVKDGVIGVGIAVTAVGVVAGIAAAILRS from the exons ATGGACGCGGCGATAGGGAAGGTTTTCGATTCCGTCTCAGACTTCTTCTCCGGCGCTGCTTCTGCTTCCGCCGATGAGTTTCCCTTGTGCGATTCCGACATCATCTCC GGATGTGAGAAAGAACTTGCAGAGGCTCAAGACGAAGGACGTAAGAAGGAATGCATTATGCGTCTTTCATGGGCTCTTGTTCATTCAAAGATGCCTTCGGATATTCAGCGTGGGATTGCAATGCTTGAAG CTTTGGTGGTTAATGATACAAGTGCAATGAAACTTAGGGAGAAGCTATATCTCCTTGCTCTTGGTTACTATCGAAGCGGTGACTTTTCAAGAAGCCGGGATTGTATAGAACGGTGTTTGGAG GTTGAACCGGAGTCCGGACAGGCTCAGGCACTCAAAAAGGCTATAGAGGACCGTATTGTGAAAG ATGGTGTGATTGGCGTTGGAATTGCTGTTACTGCTGTAGGGGTTGTTGCTGGTATTGCTGCAGCCATATTACGCAGCTAA